One Tumebacillus sp. BK434 genomic window carries:
- the aroB gene encoding 3-dehydroquinate synthase has translation MIRERVDTGHTAYDIVIGTGLLARTGEFLQELNVKASSRHLIITDTNVQASGHLAPVQAALAAAGYRAEVFVIPAGEASKRLALAEEAFEFAYDQGLDRHSVILALGGGVVGDFAGFVAAAYMRGIDFVQLPTTMLAQDSAVGGKVAVNLSRAKNIIGAFHQPLAVLYDIETLRTLPLRERRGGYAEAIKHGIIRDAEFFAWMKAHTGAVLQNDERALPELLARSCRIKAQVVSADEREQGLRAILNFGHTLGHAVETLAGYGQLGHGEAVAIGMVAAAELSVRLGYCAAETAAEVEAMVELAGLPTRIPPGLDTDELIASMQKDKKATGGTLTFVLLRRIGEVVIVKDVPHEKVRHVIAARRER, from the coding sequence ATGATTCGCGAGCGCGTCGATACGGGGCACACCGCCTATGACATCGTGATCGGCACGGGTCTGCTGGCGCGAACGGGTGAATTTTTGCAAGAGCTGAACGTGAAAGCATCGTCCCGGCACCTGATCATCACCGATACGAACGTGCAGGCGTCCGGGCATCTCGCCCCTGTGCAGGCGGCGTTGGCCGCGGCCGGGTACCGGGCGGAAGTCTTTGTGATCCCGGCCGGGGAAGCATCGAAGCGGCTGGCCTTGGCGGAAGAGGCGTTTGAGTTTGCCTATGATCAGGGCCTCGACCGCCATTCGGTCATCTTGGCGCTCGGCGGCGGCGTAGTCGGCGATTTTGCCGGATTCGTCGCGGCGGCGTACATGCGCGGGATCGACTTCGTGCAGCTGCCGACGACGATGCTCGCCCAGGACAGCGCCGTCGGCGGCAAAGTGGCCGTCAACCTGTCCCGTGCGAAAAACATCATCGGGGCGTTTCACCAGCCGCTCGCGGTGCTGTACGACATCGAGACGCTGCGGACCTTGCCGCTGCGCGAACGGCGCGGCGGATATGCGGAAGCGATCAAGCACGGGATCATCCGCGATGCGGAATTTTTTGCATGGATGAAAGCGCACACCGGAGCGGTCTTGCAAAATGATGAGCGGGCGTTGCCCGAACTGCTGGCCCGCTCCTGCCGGATCAAGGCACAAGTGGTATCGGCCGATGAACGGGAGCAGGGGCTGCGGGCGATCTTGAATTTTGGCCATACGCTCGGCCATGCGGTCGAGACATTGGCCGGCTACGGACAGCTCGGGCATGGCGAAGCGGTGGCGATCGGCATGGTCGCCGCCGCCGAGCTGTCGGTCCGGCTGGGCTATTGTGCGGCCGAGACGGCAGCCGAAGTGGAAGCGATGGTCGAGCTGGCCGGGCTGCCGACGCGGATTCCGCCCGGCCTCGACACCGACGAGCTGATCGCATCGATGCAAAAAGACAAAAAAGCGACCGGCGGCACGCTCACCTTCGTGCTGCTGCGCCGGATCGGCGAAGTGGTGATCGTGAAAGACGTGCCGCACGAGAAGGTGCGGCACGTGATCGCTGCCAGAAGGGAGAGGTGA
- the aroH gene encoding chorismate mutase — protein MVVRGIRGAITVEQNDAANIHQATRELLLTMVEENQLSTDLIASCFITTTPDLNAAFPAQAIREMAGWDLIPLMGALEVQVPGAPPLCIRLLLHVNTAKTQEEIQHIYLRDAVRLRPDLQQKG, from the coding sequence TTGGTCGTGCGCGGGATTCGCGGCGCCATCACCGTGGAACAAAATGATGCCGCGAACATACATCAAGCGACAAGGGAACTGCTGCTGACGATGGTCGAAGAGAATCAGCTGTCGACCGACCTCATCGCGTCCTGTTTCATCACGACGACGCCCGACCTGAATGCCGCGTTTCCGGCCCAGGCCATCCGCGAGATGGCAGGCTGGGACCTGATCCCGCTGATGGGAGCTTTGGAAGTGCAGGTGCCGGGTGCGCCGCCGCTGTGCATCCGCCTGCTCCTGCATGTGAACACCGCCAAGACGCAGGAAGAGATTCAGCACATCTACCTGCGCGATGCGGTCAGGCTGCGGCCCGATTTGCAACAAAAGGGTTGA
- the trpD gene encoding anthranilate phosphoribosyltransferase yields the protein MIKQALQTVIGGGTLDRELAEGTMGQIMAGEATGSQIAALLTALRMRGETVEEITGFAAAMRTFVTPVESGLSGLVDTCGTGGDGAETFNISTTASFVAAAAGVKIAKHGNRSVSSRSGSADVLQALGVNIDLTPVQASHCLEQVGLTFLFAQLYHPAMKHAIGPRRELGFRTVFNVLGPLTNPAGTKRQVIGTFGADLVDKMAYALAELGTEHALVVHGADGLDEITVTGPTKIAEVRGGRVERVFTLTPEEAGLARHGIDAIRGGDAQENAEILLRILEGQQGGGRDIAVINAAATLYVAGRAASIREGVALAQDAIDSGQALALLQNLVNVSQSMVREKELA from the coding sequence ATGATCAAACAGGCACTGCAAACGGTGATCGGCGGCGGGACGCTGGACCGGGAATTGGCAGAGGGAACGATGGGGCAGATCATGGCCGGAGAGGCGACCGGGTCGCAGATCGCCGCACTGCTGACGGCGCTGCGCATGCGCGGTGAGACGGTGGAGGAGATCACCGGCTTTGCAGCGGCGATGCGTACGTTCGTCACGCCGGTTGAGTCCGGCTTGAGCGGGCTGGTCGACACCTGCGGAACGGGCGGAGACGGCGCGGAGACGTTTAACATCTCGACCACCGCATCGTTTGTGGCGGCGGCGGCAGGCGTGAAGATCGCCAAGCATGGCAACCGCTCGGTGTCCTCCCGCTCCGGCAGCGCCGATGTGCTGCAGGCGCTGGGCGTGAACATCGACCTGACCCCGGTGCAGGCGTCGCACTGCCTGGAGCAAGTCGGACTCACGTTCCTCTTCGCCCAGCTCTACCACCCGGCGATGAAGCATGCGATCGGACCGCGCCGCGAGTTAGGGTTTCGCACCGTGTTTAACGTGCTCGGACCGCTGACCAACCCGGCCGGCACGAAGCGGCAGGTGATCGGCACGTTTGGCGCCGACCTCGTTGACAAGATGGCCTACGCGCTCGCCGAACTCGGCACGGAACACGCCTTGGTCGTCCACGGTGCCGACGGCCTCGATGAGATCACCGTGACCGGGCCGACCAAGATCGCCGAAGTGCGCGGCGGCCGCGTGGAGCGCGTGTTCACCTTGACCCCGGAAGAAGCGGGCCTTGCGCGCCATGGCATCGACGCGATTCGCGGCGGGGATGCCCAGGAGAACGCGGAGATTCTCCTGCGGATTCTCGAAGGCCAGCAGGGCGGCGGGCGTGACATCGCCGTGATCAACGCGGCGGCGACGTTGTATGTGGCAGGCCGGGCCGCTTCGATCCGGGAAGGCGTCGCGCTGGCGCAGGACGCGATCGACAGCGGGCAGGCGCTGGCGCTTCTGCAGAACTTGGTGAACGTTTCGCAAAGCATGGTACGGGAAAAGGAGCTGGCCTAA
- the trpC gene encoding indole-3-glycerol phosphate synthase TrpC yields the protein MILDKIVAVKREEVAQYARSFDSQQVAAEIAALPATRGFERALRETQEYIALIAEVKKASPSKGIIRPDFDPVTIAGVYEAAGANCLSVLTDEQFFQGHADYLRRVRAAVDLPLLRKDFIIDEKQIYEARLLGADCILLIAAILSTAQMNEYLALAAELGLDVLTEVHDEGELERALEAGAGLLGVNNRDLRDFSVDLGTTARLAQRVPQGTLLVSESGIVSFDDVQQVKAAGAGAILVGETLMRDRHITPSIDKLLGRAPTEVQA from the coding sequence ATGATTCTGGACAAAATCGTCGCTGTCAAACGCGAAGAAGTCGCGCAGTACGCCCGGTCGTTCGATTCGCAGCAAGTCGCCGCCGAGATCGCAGCCTTGCCTGCGACCCGCGGTTTTGAACGAGCGCTCCGGGAGACGCAGGAGTATATCGCCTTGATCGCCGAGGTGAAAAAAGCCTCTCCGTCCAAAGGGATCATCCGGCCCGACTTCGATCCGGTGACCATCGCAGGTGTGTACGAAGCGGCGGGCGCGAACTGCCTGTCTGTGCTGACCGATGAACAGTTCTTCCAAGGCCATGCCGACTACCTGCGCCGCGTGCGCGCGGCGGTCGATCTGCCGCTCCTGCGCAAAGATTTTATCATCGATGAAAAGCAGATCTATGAAGCGCGCCTGCTCGGAGCTGACTGCATCCTGCTGATCGCGGCGATCCTCTCCACGGCGCAGATGAACGAATACTTGGCGCTGGCCGCCGAGCTTGGCCTCGACGTGCTGACCGAAGTGCATGACGAAGGCGAGCTGGAGCGGGCGCTGGAAGCGGGCGCCGGGCTGCTCGGGGTGAACAATCGCGATTTACGCGACTTCAGCGTCGACCTCGGCACGACGGCCCGCCTTGCCCAGCGGGTGCCGCAAGGGACGCTTCTGGTCAGCGAAAGCGGTATCGTCTCGTTTGACGATGTGCAGCAGGTCAAAGCGGCCGGCGCAGGCGCGATCCTCGTCGGCGAAACGCTGATGCGCGATCGGCACATCACCCCGTCGATCGACAAGCTGCTTGGGCGGGCGCCCACTGAGGTGCAGGCATGA
- a CDS encoding phosphoribosylanthranilate isomerase, whose translation MTRIKICGLKLHETIRHVGALPIEYVGFVFAPSKRQVSAETAAELSQQLPGSVQRAGVFVNESAAQIKHIAETAGLHVLQLHGDESPEFCRELKRDTGRLVWKAWGVCGDERDAELRRYAGVVDAVLLDNERGGTGTAFSWERIPELRSYLNGTLLYVAGGLHPDNVSALIETYRPDGVDVSSGVETVGVKDPDKITAFVTKVREQR comes from the coding sequence ATGACCCGGATCAAAATCTGCGGGCTGAAACTGCACGAGACGATCCGTCATGTCGGCGCGCTGCCGATCGAGTATGTCGGCTTCGTCTTTGCGCCGAGCAAGCGGCAGGTCAGCGCGGAAACGGCTGCCGAGCTGAGCCAACAGCTGCCCGGCTCGGTGCAGCGCGCCGGCGTCTTCGTCAATGAGTCGGCCGCGCAGATCAAACATATCGCCGAAACGGCCGGCCTGCACGTCCTGCAGCTGCACGGCGACGAGTCGCCGGAGTTCTGCCGCGAACTGAAGCGGGACACGGGCCGCCTCGTCTGGAAAGCGTGGGGGGTGTGCGGCGATGAGCGGGATGCCGAACTGCGCCGCTATGCCGGCGTGGTCGATGCCGTGCTGCTCGACAATGAGCGGGGCGGCACCGGAACCGCTTTTTCCTGGGAGCGGATCCCGGAACTGCGCTCCTATCTGAACGGGACGCTGCTGTACGTCGCAGGAGGACTGCACCCGGACAATGTATCCGCATTGATTGAAACCTACCGCCCGGACGGCGTCGATGTCTCGTCCGGCGTAGAGACGGTCGGCGTCAAAGACCCGGACAAAATCACAGCATTCGTGACGAAAGTGAGGGAGCAACGATGA
- the trpB gene encoding tryptophan synthase subunit beta, translating to MSTIFPDLNGRFGKFGGKFVPETLMNALAQLEADFNHYKNDAEFQKQLRLYLHKYSGRPTSLYFAENLTAHLGGAKIYLKREDLNHTGAHKINNCLAQGLLAKMTGKLRVIAETGAGQHGVATATVSALLGLKCTVFMGEEDMERQKLNVFRMRLMGAEVIPAKSGTRTLKDATNEAIRHWVEHVEDTFYIIGSVVGPHPYPMMVRDFQRIIGDEVREQILQEEGRLPDTIIACVGGGSNAMGIFYPFLQDETVRLIGVEAAGEGVDTERHAATITKGRSGIIHGSLTYLLQDEHGQIQPAHSISAGLDYPGIGPEHAHLADTGRATYLPITDGEALDAFQLLSRVEGIIPALESSHAIAQTVKLAPELPKDHLIVVSLSGRGDKDVHQVAEMLGGSFA from the coding sequence ATGAGCACCATTTTCCCAGATCTTAATGGGCGGTTTGGCAAGTTCGGCGGGAAATTCGTCCCGGAGACGCTGATGAACGCGCTCGCGCAGCTGGAAGCTGACTTCAACCACTACAAAAACGACGCGGAGTTCCAAAAGCAGCTCCGCCTTTATCTTCATAAATATTCGGGCCGCCCGACTTCGCTCTATTTTGCGGAGAACCTGACGGCGCACCTCGGCGGCGCGAAGATCTACCTGAAGCGCGAAGACCTCAACCACACCGGCGCGCACAAGATCAACAACTGCCTCGCCCAAGGGCTGCTCGCGAAGATGACCGGCAAACTGCGCGTCATCGCCGAGACGGGCGCCGGACAGCACGGCGTGGCGACGGCGACCGTCTCGGCGCTGCTGGGGCTGAAGTGCACGGTGTTCATGGGCGAAGAGGACATGGAGCGCCAGAAGCTGAACGTGTTCCGGATGCGCCTGATGGGCGCAGAAGTCATCCCGGCCAAATCGGGCACCCGCACCTTGAAGGACGCGACGAATGAAGCGATCCGCCACTGGGTTGAGCATGTGGAAGACACGTTCTACATCATCGGCTCGGTCGTCGGTCCCCACCCGTACCCGATGATGGTGCGCGACTTCCAGCGCATCATCGGCGATGAAGTGCGCGAACAGATCCTGCAGGAAGAAGGGCGTCTGCCGGACACGATCATCGCTTGCGTCGGCGGCGGCTCGAATGCGATGGGCATCTTCTATCCGTTCCTGCAGGACGAAACGGTGCGGCTGATCGGCGTGGAGGCGGCAGGCGAAGGTGTGGACACCGAGCGTCACGCGGCGACGATCACCAAAGGCCGCTCCGGGATCATCCACGGCTCTTTGACCTACCTGCTGCAGGACGAGCATGGTCAGATCCAGCCGGCGCACTCGATCTCCGCCGGCCTTGACTACCCGGGCATCGGGCCGGAGCACGCGCATCTCGCCGACACCGGTCGGGCGACGTACCTGCCGATCACCGACGGGGAAGCGCTCGATGCGTTCCAGCTCTTGTCCCGCGTCGAAGGCATCATCCCGGCGCTGGAGTCGTCACATGCGATCGCGCAGACGGTCAAACTGGCTCCGGAGCTGCCCAAGGACCACCTCATCGTCGTCTCGCTGTCGGGACGCGGTGACAAAGATGTGCACCAAGTCGCAGAGATGCTGGGAGGGAGCTTCGCATGA
- the trpA gene encoding tryptophan synthase subunit alpha, whose product MTRIADTFKRLSETGEKAFMPFLTAGDPNLEITAELIIELDKIGADIIEIGIPYSDPLADGPTIQAGSLRALQGGTRMPDVFELVRRVRPQVRASLVLFTYANPVFQWGVHEFFQTAQQAGANGVIIPDLPLEESAEALAAGLATGVDFIPLVAPTSQERIAKIAAQAQGFIYCVAALGVTGVREDLDADLSGYVASVKQHTALPVAVGFGVGKPEHAATIGQFADGVVVGSAIVKKAAGIAEALNAGDAALAEAKKQELIAFAASLKAPLYPSKQEA is encoded by the coding sequence ATGACCCGCATTGCAGACACGTTTAAGCGGCTGAGCGAAACGGGCGAGAAGGCGTTTATGCCGTTCCTGACGGCAGGCGACCCGAACCTCGAGATCACCGCCGAACTGATCATCGAACTGGACAAAATCGGAGCTGACATCATCGAGATCGGCATCCCGTACAGCGACCCCCTCGCCGACGGGCCGACGATCCAAGCTGGCTCCCTGCGCGCGCTGCAAGGCGGCACGCGGATGCCCGACGTGTTTGAGCTGGTGCGCCGCGTGCGCCCGCAGGTCAGAGCGTCGCTCGTCTTGTTCACCTACGCCAACCCCGTGTTTCAGTGGGGTGTGCACGAGTTCTTCCAAACGGCGCAGCAAGCTGGCGCGAACGGCGTGATCATCCCCGACTTGCCGCTCGAAGAAAGCGCAGAGGCGCTGGCGGCAGGACTCGCGACCGGCGTCGACTTCATCCCCCTCGTGGCGCCGACCTCGCAGGAGCGCATCGCGAAGATCGCGGCACAAGCTCAAGGCTTTATCTACTGTGTCGCCGCGCTTGGCGTGACCGGCGTGCGCGAAGACCTCGATGCCGACCTGTCCGGCTATGTGGCCAGCGTCAAACAGCATACCGCACTCCCCGTAGCGGTCGGCTTTGGCGTCGGCAAGCCGGAACATGCGGCGACCATCGGACAGTTTGCCGACGGCGTGGTCGTCGGCTCCGCGATCGTCAAAAAAGCTGCCGGCATCGCCGAAGCGCTGAACGCAGGCGATGCGGCGCTGGCGGAAGCGAAAAAGCAAGAACTGATCGCATTCGCGGCTTCCCTGAAAGCGCCGCTGTATCCGAGTAAGCAAGAAGCATAA
- the aroA gene encoding 3-phosphoshikimate 1-carboxyvinyltransferase: MVIQPAAQVQGEVRVPGDKSISHRAVMFGALADGVTQVSGFLPGADCLSTVDCFRKMGVQVEMLSETELRVTGAGLDGLQEPSDVLDVGNSGTTARLMLGILAGQPFHSTVTGDASIRRRPMGRVTGPLREMGAAIDGREDGRLAPLSMRGGNLRGIKYDSPVGSAQVKSAVLLAGLFAAGTTGVKEPEQSRDHTERMLRAFGVPVTEQDGYITVQGGSRLTAAEIEVPGDISSAAFLLVAAAILPGSDLLIRGVGINPTRTGILDVLREMGAQIDVHNERISGDEPIADLRVRGGALTGVTVRGAVIPRLIDEIPVLAVAATQAEGVTEIRDAKELKVKESNRIATTAAELRKFGAEVEELEDGLRITGRTKLRGGAVIETYHDHRIAMAMAVAALAADGPATIRDWEAVDVSFPGFAQLVQNIR; this comes from the coding sequence ATGGTGATACAACCGGCCGCACAGGTGCAGGGCGAAGTGCGGGTGCCGGGCGACAAATCGATTTCGCACCGCGCGGTGATGTTTGGCGCACTGGCGGACGGCGTGACGCAGGTGAGCGGCTTTTTGCCGGGGGCGGACTGCCTGAGCACGGTGGACTGTTTTCGCAAGATGGGCGTGCAGGTGGAGATGCTCTCTGAGACGGAGCTGCGCGTGACCGGCGCCGGCCTTGACGGGCTGCAGGAGCCGTCCGACGTGCTCGATGTCGGCAACTCCGGCACGACCGCCCGCCTGATGCTCGGCATCCTGGCCGGGCAGCCGTTTCACAGCACGGTGACGGGAGACGCGTCGATCCGCCGCCGCCCGATGGGGCGTGTGACCGGGCCGCTGCGCGAGATGGGGGCAGCGATCGACGGGCGCGAGGACGGCCGCCTGGCGCCGCTGTCGATGCGCGGCGGCAACCTGCGCGGGATCAAGTACGACTCGCCGGTCGGCAGCGCGCAGGTCAAATCGGCGGTGCTGCTCGCCGGGCTGTTTGCGGCAGGCACGACGGGAGTCAAAGAGCCGGAGCAGTCCCGCGACCACACGGAGCGGATGCTGCGGGCGTTTGGCGTGCCGGTGACCGAACAGGACGGCTACATCACGGTACAGGGCGGCTCCCGCTTGACAGCGGCGGAGATCGAGGTGCCGGGCGACATCTCCTCGGCCGCTTTTCTGCTGGTCGCGGCGGCGATCCTGCCCGGCTCCGACCTGCTGATCCGCGGCGTCGGCATCAACCCGACGCGCACGGGCATCCTCGACGTGCTGCGCGAGATGGGGGCGCAGATCGACGTGCACAACGAGCGCATCTCCGGAGACGAGCCGATCGCCGACCTGCGCGTCAGAGGCGGTGCGCTGACAGGCGTCACCGTGCGCGGTGCGGTCATTCCGCGGCTGATCGACGAGATTCCGGTGCTCGCCGTCGCCGCCACGCAAGCGGAAGGCGTGACGGAGATCCGCGACGCCAAGGAGTTGAAAGTCAAAGAGTCGAACCGCATCGCCACCACCGCCGCCGAGCTGCGCAAGTTTGGCGCCGAGGTGGAAGAGCTGGAAGACGGACTGCGCATCACCGGGCGCACCAAGCTGCGAGGCGGCGCGGTGATCGAGACCTACCACGACCACCGCATCGCGATGGCGATGGCTGTGGCGGCGCTGGCGGCGGACGGTCCGGCGACCATCCGCGACTGGGAAGCGGTCGATGTCTCCTTTCCAGGATTTGCCCAACTAGTGCAAAATATCAGATAA
- the dinB gene encoding DNA polymerase IV, which yields MKGYDLTDKRQILLVDMNSFYASVEQAQNPELRGKPVVICGDPERRSGIVLAASREAKKFGIKTVDPLWMVQQKCPQAVIVRPRMETYVEVSLRIMEIAQRFTPQVEVFSIDEIFLDVTGTEKLWGGPWEAARQFRRLVQEETGVVCSAGIGYNKLVAKVCCDTKAKKSPEGIWEWKPQDIAREMHQLPVRELFGVGSRMERHFHSRGIVTIGDLAAYPLHLLKKRFGIMGEVYHLSANGIDYSPVTPNTFRQDMKSVGHMMTLPRDYEQPEEVEVVLLELCEDVCRRLRRMGRNGRTVHMHCGYTGLIGGFSKQVSLPFSTNITREVYETACKIFREKWNGTAVRSVGLSVENLSDDHEQQLDLFHDRERERRLAYTIDSIKDRFGNTALMRATSLTRAGQAFERAGKIGGHYR from the coding sequence GTGAAAGGGTACGATTTAACAGACAAACGGCAGATCTTATTGGTCGACATGAACTCGTTTTACGCCAGTGTCGAGCAGGCGCAGAATCCGGAGCTGCGCGGCAAGCCGGTCGTGATCTGCGGCGACCCGGAGCGGCGCAGCGGCATCGTGCTGGCGGCGAGCAGAGAGGCGAAGAAGTTTGGCATCAAGACGGTCGATCCCTTGTGGATGGTGCAGCAAAAATGCCCGCAGGCGGTGATCGTGCGCCCGCGGATGGAGACGTACGTGGAAGTGTCGCTGCGGATCATGGAGATCGCGCAGCGCTTTACGCCGCAGGTGGAAGTGTTTTCGATCGACGAGATCTTCCTCGACGTGACGGGGACGGAGAAGCTGTGGGGCGGCCCGTGGGAAGCGGCGCGCCAGTTCCGCCGCCTCGTGCAGGAGGAGACGGGCGTGGTCTGCTCGGCGGGCATCGGCTACAACAAGCTGGTCGCCAAGGTCTGCTGTGACACCAAGGCCAAGAAGTCTCCGGAAGGCATCTGGGAGTGGAAGCCGCAGGACATCGCCCGCGAGATGCACCAGCTGCCGGTGCGCGAGCTGTTTGGCGTCGGTTCGCGGATGGAGCGCCATTTTCACTCGCGGGGGATCGTGACGATCGGCGACCTCGCCGCCTACCCGCTGCATTTATTGAAAAAGCGCTTCGGGATCATGGGCGAAGTGTACCACCTCTCCGCCAACGGCATCGACTATTCGCCGGTGACGCCGAACACGTTTCGCCAAGATATGAAAAGCGTCGGGCACATGATGACCCTGCCTCGCGACTACGAGCAGCCGGAAGAGGTGGAAGTGGTGCTGCTCGAGCTCTGTGAAGATGTCTGCCGCCGCCTGCGCCGGATGGGGCGCAACGGGCGGACGGTGCACATGCACTGCGGCTATACCGGGCTGATCGGCGGTTTCTCGAAGCAGGTGTCCCTGCCCTTTTCCACCAACATCACCCGCGAAGTGTACGAGACGGCCTGCAAGATCTTCCGGGAAAAATGGAACGGCACGGCGGTGCGCTCCGTCGGGCTCTCCGTGGAGAACTTGAGCGATGACCACGAACAGCAGCTCGACCTTTTTCACGACCGCGAGCGCGAACGGCGCCTCGCCTATACGATCGACAGCATCAAAGACCGCTTCGGCAACACCGCGCTGATGCGCGCCACTTCGCTGACCCGAGCGGGGCAGGCGTTTGAACGGGCCGGGAAGATCGGCGGACATTACCGATAG
- a CDS encoding methyltransferase domain-containing protein, with protein sequence MPSSRYLTRKMMAPVDWSRVRGVAELGAGTGVFTREIGRRLHPDAQAVVFEADAAMRRRLQAECPDLHYWGDATELTPALKQFGIGQLDVVFSGLPFANFEQDLRDKLLSEVVDSLQPGGLFIAFQYSLQMKKQLEERFASVKIGFVPMNVPPAFVYICQKQEDAW encoded by the coding sequence ATGCCTTCTTCGCGCTACCTGACGCGCAAGATGATGGCGCCGGTCGACTGGAGCCGGGTGCGCGGTGTCGCCGAGCTCGGCGCAGGCACGGGCGTATTTACGCGGGAGATCGGACGCCGACTGCATCCGGATGCTCAGGCGGTAGTCTTTGAAGCGGACGCCGCCATGCGCCGCCGCTTGCAGGCGGAGTGCCCTGATTTGCACTATTGGGGAGATGCGACCGAACTGACCCCTGCGCTGAAACAGTTCGGGATCGGGCAGCTCGACGTCGTCTTTTCAGGGTTGCCGTTTGCCAACTTCGAGCAGGACTTGCGTGACAAGCTGCTCAGCGAAGTGGTCGACAGCTTGCAGCCGGGCGGCCTGTTCATCGCCTTTCAATATTCGCTGCAGATGAAAAAACAGCTCGAAGAGCGCTTTGCCAGCGTCAAAATCGGCTTTGTGCCGATGAACGTGCCGCCGGCGTTTGTGTACATCTGCCAAAAGCAGGAGGACGCATGGTAA
- a CDS encoding DedA family protein — translation MSVDILLGYIEQYGYFALFFALWLGIVGLPIPDESVVMTGGFVASAGLLHTVPAFLLTYLGVVSGLSLGYLIGWRAGAPILEKIGAKPKGTKHLACAKTLLERYGPAALCISYLLPVVRHIVPYLVGTNKMSFGRYALYSYTSGLVWTVLYFALGYLFGGSIEAIAAAVTSYGMYALYTLLGAGAILLAVRRRRVFWKKNAS, via the coding sequence ATGAGCGTGGACATCTTATTGGGCTATATTGAGCAATACGGCTATTTTGCCCTCTTTTTTGCCTTGTGGCTGGGCATCGTCGGGCTGCCGATCCCCGATGAGAGCGTCGTGATGACCGGCGGCTTCGTCGCATCGGCCGGACTTTTGCACACGGTGCCAGCCTTCTTGCTGACGTACCTGGGCGTCGTGTCCGGCCTGTCGCTCGGCTATCTGATCGGATGGCGGGCGGGCGCCCCGATCCTCGAGAAGATCGGAGCCAAGCCCAAAGGCACGAAGCATCTGGCCTGCGCAAAGACGCTGCTCGAGCGCTACGGTCCGGCCGCGCTGTGCATTTCCTATCTGCTGCCGGTCGTGCGCCACATCGTACCCTATCTGGTCGGCACGAACAAGATGAGCTTTGGACGCTATGCGCTGTATTCCTACACGAGCGGGCTGGTCTGGACGGTGCTGTATTTTGCGCTCGGCTACCTGTTTGGCGGTTCGATCGAAGCGATTGCCGCTGCTGTGACGAGCTATGGGATGTATGCGCTGTACACCTTGCTTGGCGCCGGGGCGATCTTGTTGGCCGTGCGGAGGAGGAGAGTTTTTTGGAAAAAGAACGCATCTTGA
- a CDS encoding response regulator transcription factor, with the protein MEKERILIVDDEKEIRDLIEIYLKNEGYRVLQAENGAEALALLEETAVDLIILDIMMPQLDGLTFTLQVREKQDMPIIMLSAKTQDMDKIHGLSTGADDYMTKPFNPMELIARVKSQLRRMQRLNKAVAVPVAADVIEIDDLQINTVTHEVRIGGTEVRLTPTEFDILALLARNRGKVFSAEHIYESVWQEQYYRSGDNTVMVHIRKIREKIEENSRKPKYIKTVWGVGYKIET; encoded by the coding sequence TTGGAAAAAGAACGCATCTTGATCGTCGATGATGAAAAGGAGATTCGCGACCTGATCGAGATCTATTTGAAAAATGAAGGCTATCGCGTGCTGCAGGCGGAGAATGGCGCAGAGGCCTTAGCGCTGCTGGAGGAGACGGCTGTCGATCTGATCATCCTCGACATCATGATGCCGCAGTTGGACGGCTTGACGTTTACCTTGCAGGTGCGGGAGAAACAGGACATGCCGATCATCATGCTGTCGGCGAAAACACAGGACATGGACAAAATTCACGGGCTCTCGACCGGCGCGGACGATTATATGACCAAGCCGTTCAACCCGATGGAGCTGATCGCGCGGGTCAAGTCGCAACTGCGGCGCATGCAGCGCCTGAACAAAGCGGTCGCCGTGCCGGTCGCAGCGGATGTGATCGAGATTGACGACCTGCAGATCAACACGGTGACGCATGAAGTGCGCATCGGCGGGACGGAGGTGCGGTTGACGCCGACCGAGTTTGACATCCTCGCGCTGCTCGCCCGCAACCGCGGCAAAGTGTTCAGCGCCGAACACATCTACGAAAGCGTCTGGCAGGAGCAGTATTACCGCTCCGGCGACAACACGGTGATGGTGCACATCCGCAAGATCCGCGAGAAGATCGAAGAGAACAGCCGCAAGCCGAAGTACATCAAAACGGTGTGGGGAGTGGGATATAAAATTGAGACGTAG